ACGCTGGCCTCGGGTGTCAGCCAATCCGGGCCGGCCGGCCCGAGTCCGACAACCACGACCTCGCCGCCGTGTGGCCCACTGCTATGGGTGGTACCGGTGCGCGCGTCATCATCGGACACCGTCCGCGCGCCTGACGTCCGTGACGTGTACGCGGGGCTCGGCACCACGGCAAGGGAGAAATAGGGGACGCTGTCCGGATCGACCTCGGCCAGCGGCTGAACACGCTGCTCGCCCCAGGTGGCCCGCTCGATGTAGTACGCCTCGTCCAGCCGGCCGGCCTCTTCCAGAGCGTCCCGCACGGACGGGAAGGTGCGGCCGAGCTTGAGGATCGCGGCCGCGTCCGTCTCTGCTAGGCGCATCGCGAGCTGGGGGGCGGGCATGGTGCCGGGCAGGACGGTGAGTGCTTCCTCGTGCTGGACGAGCGGACGCCCGAGCTCGGCAGCGGCCGCCGTCATTGACGTGACACCGGGTACCGCGTGCGCCTCGTACCGGTGGCAGAGCCGCTCATGCATGTGCATGTAAGAGCCATAGAAGAACGGATCGCCGGCACACAGCACGGCGACGTCGCGCCCCGCGTCGAGGTGTTCGGCGAGCCGCTTCGCGGCGTGCTCATAGAACTCCGCCATCGCGCCGTCGTAGCCGCCAGGATGCTGGGTGCCCTCGGTGGTGACCGGATAGACCAGCGCTTCCTCGATCTGGTCGGCACGCAGATACGGTTCGGCGATCGAGCGCGCGATGCTGCGGCCGTGCCGGGCGCTGTGATAGGCGACGACGTCGGCCGCACCGATGAGCCGGGCAGCCTTGACGGTCACCAGTTCAGGATCGCCTGGACCGAGGCCGATGCCCCAGAGCGTTCCGGGCTTAGACCCCGTTCCTAAACCCCGGCTGGGCTCGCCGGCCCCCGCATCCCGACCGGCGGCGTTCTCGTCAGTCATCGCACAACCCCAGTGCGATTCCTTCCTCGGCCTTGCCGGATCGCGCGCGGATGACCCGCTCGCTCATCCAGCCGGGGTTTAGGAACAGGGTCTTAGGTTCGGCTGGGTCGGTCATTCCGCCTCCTGGGCGATGGCATTGACGGCGGCGGTGGCGATCGCGCTGCCACCCCGCCTCCCGTGCACGGTCAAGTAGGGCGCCGGGGCACGCTTGGCCAGTTCTTCCTTGGACTCGACCGCGCCGACGAAACCGACCGGTACACCGATGATGGCAGCCGGGGCGCCGACGCCCTCATCCAGCAACTCGAAGAGCCGGAACAGCGCGGTGGGGGCGTTGCCGATCGCGACGACGGAGCCGGGCAGCCGATCTCGCCACAGGTCCAGAGCCGCGGCGCTGCGGGTGGTGCCCAGCTCAGCCGCCAGGCTCGGCACCTGCGGGTCGTCGAGCGTGCAGATCACTTCGTTGCCGGCTGGCAACCGGGAACGGGTCACCCCGCTGGCGATCATTTTGGCGTCGGTGAGGATCGGAGCGCCGTCGCGCAACGCGGCCCGGCCGGCGGAGACGACGTCGTCGGTGAAGGCCAGATCGTCGACGAGATCGACCATGCCGCAGGCGTGAATCATGCGCACCGCGACCGTTGACATCTCTGGCGGGAGATCTGTCAGGCGGGCCTCGGCGCGAATAGTCGCGAAGGACCGGCGATAGATCTCCGCGCCGTCGCGGATGTAGTCGTGCATGTTATTCCCTTCTTGCCCTGGTGCCCGGCCCCGGAGGCTCCGGAGTGGTCCACGCCGCTTTGGCGACAGTGGAGGCCAGCGCGTCGAGCGGAACCGGGTCGCCGTCCACGGTGTAGCCGCTACCGGTGGCCACGGCATCGACATGGTCGGATCGTGGCCGCCCGCATCGCCGTTCACATCCGGAGACGTGCACCGCGCTACCGGGCGGAAGCACCGGTAGGAACCGCCGGACGTCAGCCCGCACATCCGCGGCCGACGCGGCGCACCCAGGACTTCCGATGCAGGCCGTGACCCCGAGCGACGCATCGGTGGGATCGAGCAGGAAACCGGCCGCTGTCAGTTCTTCGGCAGCTTTGTCCGCGAGCGTCGCGGACAGCCCTGGCAGGACCGCTGACCGCCACGGCGTGAAGACGACGATGTGCGGCGCGATCTCGGCCAGCAGTTCGACCTGTGCGGCATCCAATGTGCCGAGACTCACGCCGGCGACGATCGCGCGGGCATGACCGGTGTCGTGGGGATGCACGCCCACCGGAGCTGGTTCGGACGAGCCGAAGCGTTTCGGATCGATCCATCCGACGTCGTCGGCGAGCGTCTCGGTCACGGCAGCGGCAAGATGGGTGGTGCCGCCGAGTTCGCGGACGTGCCACGCGCCACTGCCGGCGTCGGCCCGTTGGTCGAGGAACGTGAGCGCGGCGGTCACCATCGCCGGCACAGCGCGGTGCGGAGGCACCCGCAACCCGGTATCGGAACCCGCGAGCAACAACGCGCCGGCCTGATCGTCGAGTGCGCGCCAGCCGACGTCGAGCGCATCTCCGGGCAGGTCGCCACGGCCGTCGTCGAGCCCGAACTGGAAACGGCCGGGCAACTCCGCGAGTCTCGGCTCGGCACGGATCGCCTCGTCGAGGGTGTTCACCATCAACCGGACATCCACGAAACCGCCGCTGATGCCACTCAGCGGCGATGCCAGGATGTTGCGGACTCGTTCATGCGACGACGACGGCAGCAGCCCGACGTCGGCGAGGCGCCGGGCGAGTTCATCCGGGTCGGACAGGCCACGAAGCTGGATGTTGGCGCGTGATGTCAGGTGGAGACGACCGTCTCCCAGCTCGGCGGCGCACTGGCCGAGCGCACGTACCTGGGGAGTGGTCAGCCGGCCACCGGGAACCCGGATCCGGGCCAGCGGGCCGTCCGCGGCAGCATGGGTGGCGAGAGTCCCAGGACAGGCGTCCGCGCGGTTGCGCACCGTCCGGGTCATCACCGACCGCCTTCCATCACCTCGTGGAGTGGTCTTTCCTGTGCCGTGGCCGGTCTCCTGGCTAACGGGGTCTGGCGCCGTCCGGCCTGCCTTCCCAGGCAAACGTGCTGCCCAGTGGCTCCCTCCGCTGAGGGTACGGCCGGGGACTTCCCCGATCACAGTGGCGAGGGCCGCTCCGGTTTAGTACCGGATTCCCGTACACCACGGCAGGCACCACTGTACGGTACGCCCGGTTACCTACCGCCGGAGTGGGCGTGGCGCCGGGGTGGGGCAGGCACACCTATACGAACTGAATGACGCAAATGCCAAGTGTTGGCATCTTCGTCAACCACTTTAGCCAGGTGTGGATCAGGGCGTGCCGGTTGGCGGTGATGCGCCCCCGAGAGCCGGGCGGGGTGATCCTCTCCATGGTGTGGGCAATCCCTCGGCAGGGTTCGGCCCGTACAACGTCTGTCCGAACGATTCCCGGGCGGACGTCACGCTGCGGCCGGCCCGGGCGACCCATGGAGGAACCATGAACAGCCACTTGCGGCGTTCCTTTGCGCTGGCGGGCGTGGCGGCGTTGTTGTCGCTGAGCGCCTGCGGCACCGACGACGATGCGGCGGACACCGAGGCCAACGATGACGTCGCGGCTGAAGGCAACGGCGATGTCGTCGCTGTGACCGAGTCCTCGCTGGGAGAGATTCTCGTTGACGGCGACGGGATGACTTTGTACCTGTTCACCGTCGACGAGCCGGGGGTGAGCAACTGCGACGAGGACTGCCTCGAGGTGTGGCCGCCGATGGAAGGTGAGCCGGAGGCCGGGTCCGGTGTGAACGCGGATCTGCTCGGCAGCACCGAGCACGACGACGGCACCGTCCAGGCCACCTACGGCGACTGGCCGCTGTACTACTACGCGGGCGATGCCGCTCCTGGCGATCTAGATGGTCAAGGGCTGAACGACGTCTGGTTCGTGCTCGACGCGGACGGCAACGCGGTGGAAGGCACCCCGGCCGACGACGCGGAAGACGCGGACGACGATGACGACGACGGCGGCTCTGTCTACTGACTCCTGTGCCGGACGTAACCTAGCGTCCTGCGACTTGAGCCCAATAGCGCTCGCCCTGCAGGACGCAACGTAGCGTCCTGCAGGGAATCGGCTTCAGCGGACGGCGAGGTTCAGAGCGAGCCAGTATGCGTCGAAGTTGCGTAGCCGGTGCCCGTGATGGCCTGCACGCCGCCCTCGTCCCGGATCCGCATGGTCCCGTAGCGGTTGTTGCCCGGGGTGCCGGGGCCGGTGTCGTACCCGGTGTGCGGCTTGTCGGTCCAGCGCGAGTCCAGCGAAGCGAACTGGAACACCGGGAAGCCGCCGCATTCGTTGCCGCCACCGGTGTCGATGTTGAGTTCGTGCCGGTCGCCGGAGATGATGCACATCCGGTCCAGCCAGCCGAGGTCGCCGAACATCTGGACCAGCTCGTCACGTTCGTGAGTGAACCTGGACCACGAGTCGTTCGAGATGCCCATCCACTGCGACGGGTTGAGCCAGATCATGAACTCCGCCTCGGATGTGGCCAGCTCTTCCTCCATCCAGGCCTTCTGTGCGCTGCCGAGCATGGTCTTGGATGGGGTAGTGGAGATCACCGAGATGGGCGAAGAACAGCGGATCGAGCTGTCGGATGGTGTCGAATACCTCGTGGTTCGAGACGCGGCTGGCGTCGAGATTTCCTGCGCAGCTGGCCGCGGCGAACATGTACGACGCCGGCTCGCCCACAGCCGGATGTGTGTGGAAGCGGCCGGTCACGCTGGTGTCGATGGAACCGTCCGTCTCGAGCGCGAACCAGTACTGCGTGTTCGGAGCAAGACCGGTTGCTTCGATCGAGGCGACCTGCTGGGGAGTGGGCGAGACCGGACCGTAGAACTCGGGCCCGGCGAGGCCGGGGTTGTCCGCTACCGCCAGCCGGACACTCGACGCCGCCACCTTGCTGCGCACCCATGCCGTGGCTGGTGTTACCGCCCCCACCCACGTATTGATCACCGACATCGGCTGCTCCTCCGGGATTCGTTGGCGTACTTCAGGCATCGGTGATGGTGGTGAACTCCGTGGGGTGGGTGGTCCACGGCGCGCCACCAGGGGTGATCACCTCGAAGGTCGACTGACTCGAATCGATCGGGTCGGCGAGTACGGTCTCGGTGGTCGCCAGCTTCGCCTGCGGCGGGTGATCGAGGACGATCGCGGTAGACGTGGAACCGGGGGCGGGAAATTCTCCGGCCGAAGAATTCTGCAGGGCCGGCGAAACGGTCGAGCCGGCCACCTGCTTGCCAACAAATACCGCGCCCGCCGCGGCACCAGTACTACTCAGAAAGACTCGTCGGGTCACGGTCTTGCGGTGATTCAATGCGGCCTCCTCGTTCAACCGTGTACCCACGAAAAGCAGCATCAACCCAGGTCAAACTTGCAAACGGTGGGTCCTCGCGGTGCCCGAAGTGACCCTCGCGCTGCCGCTTTCCGCCCTTGAGCGCGACGCTAAATGGCTGAGAAGAACCGGTCAATGCGCGATCGCTAATGCGCGGATAACTGTTCGTTGATAACTCTTTGTTGGCTCCCGCGTACACGAATTCTCCCGGCCTCGGCGGACGGACGCGCAGAAATATGGGAGTCGGTGGGTGGCAGGTCGGCTCGGGCCGGCGAGGGACGCTGGGGCAGTATGGGTGAGTGATCGATGTATCCGATGTGAAAGCCGCTCGCGCCCGGCTCCGTGGCCACATCCGCACCACGCCGGTGTTCGAGATCGACCCGGCGCATGTCGCGCCCGCCGCGCGTGTGTGGTTCAAGCTAGAGCAGCTGCAGCACACCGGGTCGTTCAAGGTCCGGGGCGCGTTCAACCGGATCCGGACGGCTATCGAAGAAGGACAGCTCGTCGTCGGCGGGACCGGTGTCATCGCGGCTTCTGGAGGCAATGCGGGTTTGGCCGTGGCTTATGCCGCCGCCGAGCACGGCGTGACGGCGCAGGTCTACGTGCCGGAGACCGCGCCGCCGGTGAAGGTGAAGAAGCTGCGAGCACTGGGTGCGGATGTACGGCAGGTGGGCACTAAGTACGCCGACGCGTACGAGACCGCTATCCAGCGCGCCGAAGAAACGGATGCGCTGTTCTG
This sequence is a window from Phytoactinopolyspora mesophila. Protein-coding genes within it:
- the cobG gene encoding precorrin-3B synthase, whose amino-acid sequence is MTRTVRNRADACPGTLATHAAADGPLARIRVPGGRLTTPQVRALGQCAAELGDGRLHLTSRANIQLRGLSDPDELARRLADVGLLPSSSHERVRNILASPLSGISGGFVDVRLMVNTLDEAIRAEPRLAELPGRFQFGLDDGRGDLPGDALDVGWRALDDQAGALLLAGSDTGLRVPPHRAVPAMVTAALTFLDQRADAGSGAWHVRELGGTTHLAAAVTETLADDVGWIDPKRFGSSEPAPVGVHPHDTGHARAIVAGVSLGTLDAAQVELLAEIAPHIVVFTPWRSAVLPGLSATLADKAAEELTAAGFLLDPTDASLGVTACIGSPGCAASAADVRADVRRFLPVLPPGSAVHVSGCERRCGRPRSDHVDAVATGSGYTVDGDPVPLDALASTVAKAAWTTPEPPGPGTRARRE
- a CDS encoding precorrin-2 C(20)-methyltransferase — protein: MTDENAAGRDAGAGEPSRGLGTGSKPGTLWGIGLGPGDPELVTVKAARLIGAADVVAYHSARHGRSIARSIAEPYLRADQIEEALVYPVTTEGTQHPGGYDGAMAEFYEHAAKRLAEHLDAGRDVAVLCAGDPFFYGSYMHMHERLCHRYEAHAVPGVTSMTAAAAELGRPLVQHEEALTVLPGTMPAPQLAMRLAETDAAAILKLGRTFPSVRDALEEAGRLDEAYYIERATWGEQRVQPLAEVDPDSVPYFSLAVVPSPAYTSRTSGARTVSDDDARTGTTHSSGPHGGEVVVVGLGPAGPDWLTPEASVELAAADHVVGYGPYVSRVPVRPGQQRHSSGNRVEADRAVQALELASAGGRVAVVSSGDPGVFAMASAVLEQAEDSRWADVAVRVVPGLTAAQAAASRVGAPLGHDYCVLSLSDRLKPWEIIERRLDAAGAADLALALYNPASRSRRDHLEQVRAVLLRHRTPETPLVIARDVGGPDESITVTTLAGFEADDVDMRCLLLIGSSQTRISTRPDGSATVWTPRTYAT
- a CDS encoding COG4315 family predicted lipoprotein, encoding MNSHLRRSFALAGVAALLSLSACGTDDDAADTEANDDVAAEGNGDVVAVTESSLGEILVDGDGMTLYLFTVDEPGVSNCDEDCLEVWPPMEGEPEAGSGVNADLLGSTEHDDGTVQATYGDWPLYYYAGDAAPGDLDGQGLNDVWFVLDADGNAVEGTPADDAEDADDDDDDGGSVY
- a CDS encoding precorrin-8X methylmutase translates to MHDYIRDGAEIYRRSFATIRAEARLTDLPPEMSTVAVRMIHACGMVDLVDDLAFTDDVVSAGRAALRDGAPILTDAKMIASGVTRSRLPAGNEVICTLDDPQVPSLAAELGTTRSAAALDLWRDRLPGSVVAIGNAPTALFRLFELLDEGVGAPAAIIGVPVGFVGAVESKEELAKRAPAPYLTVHGRRGGSAIATAAVNAIAQEAE